The following are from one region of the Candidatus Eisenbacteria bacterium genome:
- the rho gene encoding transcription termination factor Rho, producing MADEEPPPLDLKSLKAESIADLATLARERRIEGASTMRKQELIFSILQAQAEQNGQVFAEGVLEILQDGFGFLRAPDYNYLPGPDDIYVSPSQVRRFNLRTGDVVSGQIRAPKEGERYFALLKVEKINFESPEQARDKILFDNLTPLYPNEQLHLENDPGEVTTRIIDLLTPIGKGQRGLIVAAPRTGKTVMLQNIARGITANHPEVVLIVLLIDERPEEVTDMQRSVSGEVVSSTFDEPPTRHVQVAEMVIEKAKRLVEHGRDVVILLDSITRLARAYNATVPPSGKVLSGGVDSNALRGPKKFFGAARNIEHGGSLTIMGTALVDTGSRMDEVIFEEFKGTGNMEIHLDRRLMDKRVFPAIDVARSGTRKEELLLAAPVLNRVWILRKLLTQLNTVEAMEFLHDKLGGTKANREFLDSMSQ from the coding sequence GTGGCCGACGAGGAGCCGCCCCCGCTCGATCTGAAGAGCCTCAAGGCCGAGAGCATCGCCGATCTCGCCACGCTCGCGCGCGAGCGCCGCATCGAAGGCGCGTCCACCATGCGCAAGCAGGAGCTGATCTTCTCCATCCTGCAGGCGCAGGCCGAGCAGAACGGCCAGGTGTTCGCCGAGGGGGTGCTCGAGATCCTGCAGGACGGCTTCGGCTTCCTGCGCGCGCCCGACTACAACTACCTGCCGGGTCCGGACGACATCTACGTCTCGCCGAGCCAGGTGCGGCGCTTCAACCTGCGCACCGGCGACGTCGTCTCCGGACAGATCCGCGCCCCGAAAGAGGGCGAGCGCTACTTCGCGCTCCTCAAGGTCGAGAAGATCAACTTCGAGTCACCCGAGCAGGCGCGCGACAAGATCCTGTTCGACAATCTCACGCCGCTCTACCCGAACGAGCAGCTCCACCTCGAGAACGATCCCGGCGAGGTGACGACGCGCATCATCGACCTGCTGACGCCCATCGGGAAGGGGCAGCGCGGGCTCATCGTCGCCGCGCCGCGCACGGGCAAGACCGTGATGCTGCAGAACATCGCCCGTGGCATCACGGCGAACCACCCCGAGGTCGTCCTCATCGTGCTGCTGATCGACGAGCGCCCCGAAGAGGTGACCGACATGCAGCGCTCGGTGTCGGGCGAGGTCGTGAGCTCCACCTTCGACGAGCCGCCGACGCGGCACGTGCAGGTGGCCGAGATGGTCATCGAGAAGGCGAAGCGCCTGGTCGAGCACGGGCGCGACGTCGTGATCCTGCTCGACTCGATCACGCGGCTCGCGCGCGCCTACAACGCGACGGTGCCGCCGTCGGGCAAGGTGCTCTCCGGCGGCGTCGACTCGAACGCGCTGCGCGGCCCGAAGAAGTTCTTCGGCGCCGCCCGCAACATCGAGCACGGCGGCAGCCTCACCATCATGGGGACCGCGCTCGTCGATACCGGCAGCCGCATGGACGAGGTGATCTTCGAGGAGTTCAAAGGCACCGGAAACATGGAGATCCACCTCGACCGGCGCCTGATGGACAAGCGCGTCTTCCCGGCGATCGACGTCGCCCGCTCCGGCACGCGCAAGGAGGAGCTCCTGCTCGCGGCCCCGGTGCTGAACCGCGTCTGGATCCTGCGCAAGCTGCTCACGCAACTGAACACCGTGGAGGCGATGGAATTCCTCCACGACAAACTCGGAGGGACGAAGGCGAACCGCGAGTTCCTGGACTCGATGAGCCAGTGA